Proteins from a genomic interval of Streptococcus sp. D7B5:
- the pyrF gene encoding orotidine-5'-phosphate decarboxylase yields MREHRPVIALDFPSFEAVKEFLSLFPAEESLYLKVGMELYYAEGPEVVRYLKSLGHSVFLDLKLHDIPNTVKSAMKVLSQLGVDMTNVHAAGGVEMMKAAREGLGTQAKLIAVTQLTSTSESQMQDFQNIQTTLQESVIHYAKKTAEAGLDGVVCSAQEVQLIKQATNPDFICLTPGIRPAGAAVGDQKRVMTPADAYQIGSNYIVVGRPITQAEDPVVAYHAIKDEWNQDRN; encoded by the coding sequence ATGCGTGAACATCGTCCAGTTATTGCTCTTGATTTTCCTAGTTTTGAGGCGGTCAAGGAATTTTTATCTCTTTTCCCAGCAGAAGAAAGTCTTTATTTAAAAGTGGGAATGGAGCTTTATTATGCGGAAGGTCCAGAAGTTGTCCGTTATTTGAAGTCACTAGGGCATAGTGTCTTTCTGGACCTCAAGCTACATGATATTCCAAATACAGTTAAATCGGCCATGAAGGTCTTATCTCAGCTTGGTGTAGACATGACAAATGTTCATGCTGCTGGTGGTGTGGAGATGATGAAGGCTGCGCGTGAAGGTCTGGGGACACAAGCCAAATTGATCGCTGTGACCCAGCTGACATCAACGTCGGAAAGCCAGATGCAGGATTTTCAAAATATCCAAACCACTCTGCAAGAGTCTGTGATTCACTATGCCAAGAAGACAGCTGAAGCGGGCTTGGACGGTGTGGTTTGTTCAGCTCAGGAAGTGCAACTCATCAAGCAGGCCACCAATCCAGACTTTATCTGTTTGACACCGGGAATTCGTCCGGCGGGAGCTGCGGTAGGAGACCAAAAACGTGTCATGACACCTGCTGACGCCTATCAAATCGGTAGTAACTATATCGTAGTAGGACGTCCCATTACCCAAGCTGAAGATCCTGTTGTAGCTTATCATGCTATTAAGGATGAATGGAACCAAGACAGAAATTAA
- the pyrE gene encoding orotate phosphoribosyltransferase, producing the protein MTLAKDIASHLLKIQAVYLKPEEPFTWASGIKSPIYTDNRVTLAYPETRTLIENGFVEAIKAEFPEVEVIAGTATAGIPHGAIIADKMNLPFAYIRSKPKDHGAGNQIEGRVAQGQKMVVVEDLISTGGSVLEAVAAAKREGADVLGVVAIFSYQLPKADKNFADADVKLVTLSNYSELIHLAQEEGYITPEGLDLLKRFKEDQENWQNA; encoded by the coding sequence ATGACACTTGCTAAAGATATCGCTAGCCACCTCTTGAAAATCCAAGCTGTTTACCTCAAACCAGAGGAGCCTTTCACTTGGGCATCTGGTATCAAATCGCCGATTTATACTGACAACCGTGTGACGCTTGCCTATCCAGAGACTCGTACCCTAATTGAAAATGGTTTTGTGGAAGCTATTAAAGCAGAATTTCCAGAAGTAGAAGTGATAGCAGGAACTGCGACAGCAGGAATTCCACACGGAGCGATCATTGCTGACAAGATGAACTTGCCTTTTGCCTATATCCGCAGCAAACCAAAAGACCACGGAGCTGGTAATCAAATCGAAGGTCGTGTAGCTCAGGGGCAAAAGATGGTAGTGGTTGAAGACCTCATTTCAACGGGTGGGTCTGTTCTTGAAGCCGTAGCAGCAGCTAAACGCGAAGGAGCAGATGTGCTTGGAGTTGTAGCGATTTTCAGTTATCAATTGCCGAAAGCCGATAAGAATTTTGCGGATGCTGATGTGAAATTGGTGACACTTTCTAACTACAGCGAACTCATCCACCTAGCCCAAGAAGAAGGTTACATTACGCCAGAAGGACTCGACCTCCTAAAACGCTTTAAAGAAGACCAAGAAAATTGGCAAAATGCTTAA